tttccTTTTACTTTAGGACAAGTGGAATTACCGCAACCCCATCAAGTTCACAGCAGAAACCCAAgcaaatgggaaaaaaaagggCCAGATTTATTAAATAGCTTGATTTTGCGTTGAATCTGATGACAGTTTGGTCACTGTTAGTAACTAGAACTTTACTTCACATTAGCATCTCTGCAGAAGTTCCTCCTCTTTTTCGACAGTATTGTTTTAGAACACAAGTACACAATGAATGTGACTGAAGAATTTCACCATGTCAATACGTTCTTGTGACAATGTACTACGAATAGAATAAATAACTTGAAATCACTGCTGAGAAAAACACGTCTCAAAGGAGCAACTTCACGTTATTCCTGTCAATCATTAAATGTACCTTACTAACAGCCGTTTCGTACTTACACGGGGGCTCGTCTCCCTCCCGACTCTTTTCTGCCGTCAGCGGTATGTTTTATACCTGAATATACATTTGAACCAGTTGGCTATTCTCACTCCAATCACGTATTGTTTACCTAATAAAACCAACTGGATGAAAAGACATTGGCTATATGAAAAatagcttagtttttctttctgATGACAATTTGGTTATTGCTTGTAACTAGAACTGCCAACCCTGCTTGAGAATAAAGGTTTCTCCTTCAAGCTGGAACTTAAGACAGTTTCTGTGTTGTTTGTTGACTGGCTTTCTGCCACCCCTGGTCTCATCCAGATCTTTATGTGCCCCTCTCGGCACACGGTAAGAACAGAGTCCTGCGTAAATATCACGCCAGAGAGGGGTTCGGTGTGAACGCGATGAGTCACAAGTGGGGAGATCTTTGGAACATCTCGCATGCTTGGAGCAGGTTGCAGAGTGGCCACTGTGGAAGCATTGTCCCAATGGGATGACTGGCTTCCAGTACTGTATTTGGGGGACCCACCAGGAGGGCGCCGCAATGGCACTACAATCTCATCCATTTCCAGATCCCACAGAAGCAATTGTGTGTCCTGCCCACAAAAAAGATCAAGCTAGTGAAATATGAAAACCTCAAAGCATGGATGTGATGCAAGGAATCAGCGTTAGGCAAAAATGCCTAGAAGTATACATAAGAAATGAATAATATATTACACAGATAAAAGGCTGTCAAATAAATTCTTATAGCGTCACATTAATCCTTACCATTGCAGTCATTGGTTTAATTTGCATGACCATATTAGCCACTCATTGTTTCCGTTTCTTTCCTTATTTCACCCAAAGTAGAATAATAAGAATAAACAGAAGGCCAAAGACCAAGTATGCAAGGCCATTTCTAAAACGTAATCATTTCAAATTCTACTCTGCCCTGTAAGCCAATAATCAATGCTAACCTCCTGCTTGTAGCCTCATCAGTCTCATAATATATTCTTAGTTGACCACTCAACATTTGCATCATAAGATATGTTGTTTCACATAATCTAACATTCAATTTGACAATCGTTCATCAGATTAACATCACAAAAACACTGCTccactttctttcttcaaaaactTTCTAGTCATAGATCCTCAACAATACTCTCAGTTTTTGCTCCTAAAGTTATTCTAAAAACCCTTTTGATTCTAAACCTTCCCCACAGTTCTGACACAGTGTACCTCCACTATAATTTCTACATAGCCCAAATTTCAGAAAGCATATTATTACAGTTCCAACTTGGTTCCTGAACTAAATAGTTTCTATATATTTGTACTGGCTGATTGCAGGAATGATTCTGGTGGGAAATTCTAAACATGGAAAGGACATACTTTGGATTCGTTAGGAACTAGTTTGAGAAAAGGTATTAAGAAGTTAAAAAGGTTGAAGTTACATccagaaaattgacaaacactcAACACTTGTATGAGGGAACCACCATAGCaatcacaccaacaatatttctcaataCCTGACCAACAGAACCAAACCGGTACATGACAGTTTCCCCTGTGCCTTCTGAATTTGGCGATGACCAATATGAATCAAAAGCCACTCCACTGACCTGCCAGCATGATTTAGTAACAATAAGCAAGGTAGTTATAATCATGTAAGAATCCATAACTACCCTGGCATTATTTAATAAGAAGCTTACCCATGAATTATGCCCCTCACCCCATGCTACAACTTTCCGATCTTCCATGCTCCAAACTTGAACTAAATCATCTTCACCTCCCGTCAGAATGTATTTTCCATCCATGCTGTTGAGTGGCATTTTGTTGTCAATCATACTATCTATTTTCTCAAAGACGAtgataaaatttaaaccaaaaagaaCCACATAACATAAAAGTTTAGATTAAGAAGGAAAAATCAAGGACAATGGAAGGAACATTTGAAAGTAACAGCTATAAGCTATGACTGGGAAACCAGTAAAGTTACCAACCTCCAAGCACAACATAATAGAGCACCATAATAACTTTTGCCACCACATATGAGGTGTTCTTTAGAGTAGTCAAAAACTCGTAGATAACCTGCATTTAGCATTTAAATTGAGCTCATTTATgtacaaaataaacaaacaaaaccaaaatatgCAGGTGGTAAAAAAAAGAGTAAGTTATACCATCTCTTCCCACAGTCGCTAGATAGGCACCATCAGTTGAGAAAGCAATGCTATTAATTGAACCTTGGCATATATGCCATCTGGCAACTGGGTTACTctgtatatataaaaatgtattgGAAGAGAGTATGAGAATCAAGAGctaccaaaaagagaaaaaaaaaaattcaacacccCAGATGCATCCCATACATATGTTAAGTAATGGTCAGCCCACTAAACCAGTAACTAGAGAAGTGAGCACTCATCTAAGTTACAAAAAGCAAATTGAAATATCCCCATGCATAAGCCTTtacaaaacttcaaaaaacTAATCTTGCTTAACTAACACTAAAGCAACTTACTAGAGACCCAACCCTTAGAAGTATATTGAAGAACCAAGCATATCTTAGTATGCATTATGTAATAGTAAGCAATTTTGCTTTTCCTGGTTAGTGAGCAATAATTCCTTGGTCTAGGTTGAACCCACCAAAAATATGTGTGCAAAGACATCAACACAAAATACAACAGACCTCTCAAGCAAATGATATTATTCCCATAACAATAAATGTAAGGTAGACACATAAACACACACATCTAACGTAAATGTAGTTAATAATACAATGCTGCTATTCTTATGACACTAACCACACATGCAAATGATGCAATTACCTTTGTAACGTAAAACACTAACAGGAACTAAGCTTTGACAACCTAGAGGGAGGAATTGAGAATTTAAATGAGATCAAGTGAGAGACTCCAAATCATGCTAATTTGGGTACAGGGGCAACTTCAGAGGTCCTCCCTAGAgcaattaaatcacaattttttgcGCCTACTCCAAGTCCCAGTCAGAACTTAGATCTATCATTGCAAATGGATAAATGCATGCGGAAACATTATGTTGAATGGGAAACATATATTGAGACCAGTCTCCTATATGATATATCAGTTAAAGCTATAAACTTAAATATGTGGAGAAGAGAGTTAAAACAACCTACAATCGgagaaattaaacaaacacaagaCATGACCAAAAAAGCACCTTACTGTAACGTGCATGCGCAACAGAAAAGTGCATCGGATCTTTAACAACAGGGAATGAAGAATCACCTGCACCATCTTTGCTCtggggaaaaataaaagaaaaaggaaaaggtgaAAACATGCTCAAATCACTCTATGTACCACAGTGAAATAAGTAAGTTTAGGGCTTGCCTTTTCATACACATACAAATTTCCATCGGTATGAGCAACAACAAAAGCACCATCACCTCCAGGCACCCATGAAATACTAGTACAACGACTGTTGGAAAGAAACAACATTAATCAACTAGTCATTTGATTTAGACTTCTTGTACTTAAAGAACAACAATATACGagtgtgttgtgtgtgtgtgtgtgtgtacaagCTATCAGTTATTATAtggcttttatttttactatccCTCAGCCTTAAGAGCTGGAACAGTAGTATCTTGCAAGCTTTCAGCCGTATGTTTTGCCTAGTAGATGCAGCCAACATCTAGAATGCGCTGGTTGAGAGTTGTTCtacattttatatttcttttgcaAAAGTAAATCTTGACAGACCAGTTTGCCTGCCTACACAAACTTGAGCAGTTCAAATTTTAGCAGTCCTCTAAAAATAGGGTGAGAACTACCTACTGTGTCAACCAGACCAGATAATGGTGCACATAcaagacatttaaaaaaataaaagaaggaaaacatAGGAAAAAAGAAGCAACTACTTATCCAAGAACTAGATCACTATTGCCTATGGCACTCTACCACAAGATAGATAGTGCCTTATGGTACTGTATCCCACTCTATTTGATgaggtgcatttggagagaaagaaatgatcgGAACTTTGAAGACAGTGAGAAAATGGTGGCagagtataaaaaaaattattttttttatctttaccCTATTTCAATGGATAAACTTATGATTAGAGGTGACAATTTGTGTTCACGTGTCAGGTTTGGGTCGTGTCAAGacatgggtataagactatataagtcaaccctaacttgactaatttaattaaatgagttggacACCTCGGCTCTAACTTACTAATTTCGTGTAAGGCTGGTGTCAGGTTcacgtgtcatttaaaaaattgtccGCCCTACTTTTGATTGTTTTCACATTTCTAATTTTCATGACTTTTATGATCTCTTTCATTTACTGTTCAGGTGTTTCTCTAGTAATTGTTGTTAAATTGGGTATGTCCATTGGTTTGCAACGAAAATcatatacttataaaaaaaatcactattgcCTCTTAAAGTACAACAACATTATGTTGCGGTGTATTCAGAGGTCAATTCCATAACTATATGAACTAGAATAGAAATTGTGCATAAAATACATCAAAAAGAAATCCACTGATATAGATGAGATAGAACACATATTAATGACACTGTatcttcagaaaaaaaaaaaaaacaaaaaactttacTAGTTTTAGTACAGTACCAGAGATGATATGTATTATTAATCATTAAAATTTGAAGTGGGGATACCTTACTCAAAGATGTTCAATTGTACgtgtattatatatatcacaaatattgtaataagaaaaaacaatttcCTTCAACATCTCCAAATTGAAACTTGATGCTGATGATGTTTCTATTGAGAAATAGCATACACTATCATGAAAAGACATTTTCCTTCTCTATGTCCAACTTGAAACATGAGTTCACTGTCCTCGAATGCATGCATGTATACGTGAAGCAATACCACAAATATGGATCAACCAGCTAAAAAACTAGCAacggaaatataaaattagttctCGACAAGTTTCATACTACCAcataggaaataaaaaaaaaaaaacagaagtttaaaaaaatcagagaaaTAAGAAATCAGGATTCATAGAAGTATCACATCGTAGCCCATGTCACATTGACTTAGTTGTTCTGATTGATATGGTTATATTTTCAGAATCTAATCCCCTACCATATGACATGGCATGGTTGCAGTGTCCAATTCTTCTTTTGAATCATAGGGAATATGGAGAATCTATGCAAGTATCTCCAACATTGGATGTGAATTCATCATATAAAAttcaagtaatatatatatatatatacacacacacacacacacatttatttattttttatgatgagGAACCCTCTAAGGCAAGACCGCTTCGTGTACTCACCCccaatacaaaatataaatttggcAACTATCTCATACTCCAAAGAACAATCAATGTGCTCCTCGCTTTCATTGTCAGGCACATGTTAGTGAAAATACCCAGTGTATTAGACACACCATCAGTCATATTATGTACAAAAGATTAATATGGCTATTTAGATGCAATGCAAAATAGCAATTTCACATTGATAAGTTTTTTGAACAACCACTTTGAAGCAGAGCATAAGGGCCTTGGAACCATGTACAAGGAAATATTCCAATGACAAGATCGTCAAAACAACTATGAACTTTTGgaaatggttgaaaaaaattaatattagtgATGCAAGATGAGCATCAAGAAATTCACCCACTAACTAGCAGCTGGATGATACTAGGAAAAGCTACTTTGGTCACTGACAAACGCCTAGCCTAAGATGGAGAGGCTAATCCAAGCAACCCCGAAGTTATCaggaaaatttcaaaagctCAAACAATATTCATTCAATTTTCAACAATTATTGCATTCAATGGTCTTAATGGTCTCCCGACAATGTCTATTATGCTAGAAAGTTAAGGCATTAGTAAGTATCAACATGGAAATCCTAAAAGACAAAATAGCTTAAGAACAACAGAGTCAAAGCACAAGTTTGTGTATAAAGTTAATGCATCAAGCACTACTGTTTGCATAGACCTAATTAACACATagtaccccaaaaaaaaaaaaaaaaaaaaaaaaccttcaactaaCACCATTCAAGACTActgcttttcaaaaaaaaattcttcttttttatccGCATTTTGGCAAGGTCAAGCAACCTTTTAGATTCCACTTAAGTCTAGTAATTGATGAAGGATATCAATATCTGCTGCAACATACATTCCAGGAACAATTCAGTGTAGCTGTCAAGTTCTTTATGAGAAAGGTATCCTTCACCTTACCATAAGCCATAGGATACTAAAAAAGGTACAGCCTATTTCCCTTTCTTTGCCATCTAATCTTCAATCTCCAAGAAAATCATGATTAAACCAAAAGAATTACTTATGGAAAAAAGACCTATTCAATTGCttattggacaaaaaaaaatcattagctgAGACTTTGCAAGCCTTTTAGCATTGTACGCATTTTCCATGGCTTGACTAATgaacataaaaaatgaaattccgTAGCATCTTCTCAAACTAGATGCCAAGTGTAATATCTGATAGCCCTGATAATAACAAAgcagaaaattttgaaagaaagaagCAAAATCAAGTAACACATGCAGAGGGTACTAAGAGTGAGGTAATCCTTGCCTGTTATTAACAGAACCATCTTTGTTATAATGCTGGGCCCCAACAAGCTTCTTTCCTACATCCTGTAATTGCTGTCTCAGTGACACAGAGTACACTACAATAGTACACACAACACCAATAAATTTGTAAAGTTTgaacctccaaaaaaaaattatgagttcAAATTTGTCTTAAATTTTACCATCGCCAGAATTTAACCCAATAAGCAAATCATGCCCATCCCTAGCATCGTGGTCGAATGAGTGGCACACGGGATTCGAATTACTGAAATGGATAGACTTTATTGGATCCTACATTTACCGATTAACCTGTCATACACCAAccaaaaatttgcaaaaatcaCTAAAACCTGAATAACCAAATACCATATTACCTTGTCTTGAGAAttcaaatcacttataaagaTAGCATCCCCCACATTGAAGACCAAGTAAGTCCCCTTCCCATCAAAGTTTGTAGTAGCCATTGAATTACTCGAACTTGATGACCCCAATGACCCAACTCTACCATTCCCACTAGTACTCTTACTCCCACCATTTCCTCCGACAAAGCTAAGAGCCCGGCTCCCATTACTTGCACCCAACAACCTCGCTGCCGCTGATCGTACCCCACTGCTAGCACTGAAGCTTGAAGGCTGCGCTGTTGGGGTTGATGGGGCTGGCTTGTCCTTTAGATGAGCAAGGGTTACCTAGGATAAAACTCAACCAACAATGTTTTCAAAACTTTAgtataaacaataaataagtaaaaagcTAATTCATTTAACTAAAAAGTGTGACCAACAATGAAATATAGAGAATGGAGTCTGAGAACATTCCCAGGATAAGAGAATAGACTAAAATGTTTTCAGACTTCATGTTAAGAAATGTGtatgaaaaaagaagatagaaattaaaattaaaatgacataaaaattctcaattggGCACAAATATATCCTAGCATGTT
Above is a genomic segment from Corylus avellana chromosome ca9, CavTom2PMs-1.0 containing:
- the LOC132191269 gene encoding uncharacterized protein LOC132191269, with protein sequence MINSSNGMMSTSSSSATAQSPALKTYFKTPEGRYKLHYEKTHPSGLLHYAHGKTATQVTLAHLKDKPAPSTPTAQPSSFSASSGVRSAAARLLGASNGSRALSFVGGNGGSKSTSGNGRVGSLGSSSSSNSMATTNFDGKGTYLVFNVGDAIFISDLNSQDKDPIKSIHFSNSNPVCHSFDHDARDGHDLLIGLNSGDVYSVSLRQQLQDVGKKLVGAQHYNKDGSVNNSRCTSISWVPGGDGAFVVAHTDGNLYVYEKSKDGAGDSSFPVVKDPMHFSVAHARYSKSNPVARWHICQGSINSIAFSTDGAYLATVGRDGYLRVFDYSKEHLICGGKSYYGALLCCAWSMDGKYILTGGEDDLVQVWSMEDRKVVAWGEGHNSWVSGVAFDSYWSSPNSEGTGETVMYRFGSVGQDTQLLLWDLEMDEIVVPLRRPPGGSPKYSTGSQSSHWDNASTVATLQPAPSMRDVPKISPLVTHRVHTEPLSGVIFTQDSVLTVCREGHIKIWMRPGVAESQSTNNTETVLSSSLKEKPLFSSRVGSSSYKQ